CATTTCAGAAGATTTATTAAACACATTTGGACTTAATGCAAATGAATATGGTTTGTTTAACGATCGAATAGATTGGAAACCAGTAGTGGTCTACATGAATGATGAGGTGAATGGACTAGAACCAGTTCCTTGGTTTGTTGCAAAAGTCAAGTTGGTGCGGGAATAATGTCTGCACACAACGCGCGCTATGCCGCAAGGTACTGTCATAAAAACCAAGAAATTTTCAAGATTTTTTTAACTTTATTCAACCGAAAGAAGGCAAACTTCGACCCGTCGGGGAATGCTTATCTTGTGTAGTCCTGCTTTTGAGCGGGACTACTTGCTTTTGAGCCTTTGGGTTATTTTCTAAACCGAAAGAAGGCGCCTTCTCCCCATCAGCGAATATGGATTTAAGATGGTACTGTTCATCAAAAGCCATATCGTTTTTCCACAGCGTATAAATCATTACCAACAGTTTTTTCTGGATGGCCGTATATCCCTTCATCTTGATGCGGCTGCGTTCATAAATACGTTCGTACAGCTGAACAAAAGGACTCACTCGGTAGCGCACCATGTTCAAGGCCGGAAAAAAAAGACAATGGCGAATGTGGCTGTTACCTTTTTTGGAGATTTTGGTTTTGCCCCGATGGCTGCCCGATTGGTTTTCCACCACGTCATAGCTGGCATAACTGACTAACTGGGCACTGTTGTGAAAGAGTTCAAAGCCATTAGTTTCGGCTACCACGGTGGCCACAGCCAATCGCCCCAAGCCCTTGATGTGGATCTTTTCAAACTTGGCGCTGAGCACAGGGTCGGCAGCAATGGCCTGCTCGAGGCTTTTGAGCAGCAGGGCCTTTTGTTTTTTAAAGAAGGCGATTTGTTGCCGCAGCATTTTCTCCACCAGCTTGTCGGTATACATGCCATACTGAACCGCTTCCAACTGATTGGAGGCTACGGTAATCTGGGTAGCCATGTTTTTAATTTGCCGGGTCAGCGTTCGCAAGGCGTAGATACCAGCTTGCGGGGCTTTCCACAGCGCCAAGGCCTGTTCGCAAGCCATGCGGCTCAGGCCCAGGGCGTCAATGCTGTCGTTCTTGGATTTCAGCCCCAGGGATTCTTTGTACTTTTTAGCTTTGTTGGGCAGCACTACGGCCACATGTTCTCCTTGCTGGTTAAGGTGAAAAGCCAGGTTTTCATAGTACACACCGGTGGCTTCCATCACAAAAAGTTGAGGTAAAGGTTGTTTGCATTGTTTTTTAACCCATTTTATCAACTCCACAAACCCTTTCGGGGTGTTGGCAAATTGCCGGCTGCTCAGTTTGGTAAAGCTTTGTTGGCAGTTGATTACCCCAATGCAAGCATCAAATTTGGCTTTGGCCATGTCGATGCCAATGCCGTACTTCAAGTAGTCGTTGTTGTTCATAATGCAGTGGTTTAGAAAAACTCCATTCTTTCTGCGGCCTATACTCATGTGTTATACAAGGTCGTGTTGGGATTAAGCACGCCTTTAAGTACTGTTCAGGCTGAAAAGAATAACAAAAAGAGGGATGCCTTGCGAACAACATAGTGCAAAGCACTTGTCTAGTGCGGGGCCCTGATTCCTCTTTTTACCTGAGTACATAAAATATAATACTTTTACAATGATATGAGTGCTGGCGACGTGCAACTTGCAAAACCCACTACGTTAAATTATTTTCGTCACGCTGGACAATGGAACGGAACTTTCTTCGCACCTGCGTCAAGCGCAAAACGTTATAGGCATTCTTGGAGGCACTGTGCAAATATGAAATTTAAACAAGGGCAACAGTAATAATGTTAAAAAGACTTACAGAAAAAAATAAACTGGTTTATTTAGGACTAATTATTGGAGTTGCTTATGGACTGGTAACTAGATTCGTTTTTGGCGAAAAGGCTACTCTCGTTTCCTTGTCTTATTTATTTCTTGTGCCAGCAGTTTTGGGAATTGTCCCTTTGATTTTCGCGGACGATAGGCAAATCAAATCTTATAAGACAATTATTTTCATTCCATGGTTGACCGTTTCATCGGCCTTTTTAATAATGTTTTTGTTGGGTTGGGAAGAAACAATTTGTCTCTTAATTCTAGGAGGTCCCTTTTTCATATTAGCGACAATCGGAGCATTAATTTTCCGCCTAATTAGGATTAACAGAGCCTCAAGGCATAACACCTTATTAACTGTAATATTAATCCCATTTTTATTTTCGCCCTTAGAAGAAGCTTTCAAAAGCCCCTCTGAAATTTATACCGTTAAAAGTGAAGTTACAATAAATTCAACACCAAATTTCGTTTGGAATAATATCATTCGCGTTTCTGAAATCCAAAGTAAAGAATATAATTCAGGTTTATTTAATCGTTTGGGCGTTCCAAGACCAATAGCAGCAGAACTTAAAGAAGAAAAATTAGGAGCTTTGAGAATAGGTCATTTTGAGGGAGGGTTGACTTTTATTGAAACAATCACGGATTGGCAACCCAATCAACGTGTTTCATTTGATATCAAGGTTGACCCAACAACCATTGGGAACAGAGTATTTGATAAGCATGTTTTGGAAGGTGGTTACTTTCACTTTGTAAATGCTACGTACGAAATTAAAAAGTTGGACAACCATCAATTGAAATTAAGTCTCAATTCAAGTTATCGATTGACATCAAAAGTAAATTATTACAATAGGTTTTGGGGTAATCTGTTCTTACAAGACTTTCAGGATAGGTTATTGGAAGTAATCAAACATCGATGCGATAAATAAAGCGACAGCTAACAACTAAGCGTTCGTCGTGTCCGCAGGACAAGCGATGAAGGCTGGGCGGAGAGCTGGAAAGAAGTAAAGAGTTTTTCTTGGTAGGTTTTACGGCCTTGCATGCTTTAAAAATAACCCCAAAGCCCCTTTTTTAACCGCTGTGTTGGTAATTTAACCGAAAGTGTGGATATTCACCCGAGTTGTGCAACAAGCACACGCGCTATGCCGCAAGTGCGCCGACGTGCAACTTGCAAATCCAAATACGTTAAATTATTTTCGTCACGCTGGACAATGAAATGGAACTTTCTTCGCACCTGCGTCAAGCGCAAAACGTTATAGCCCATTTTAGTTCACTGTTCAGCACTTCATTGCAAATTTGTTATATTTGGGTAACTTGTAGGACTATGTTGACAAAAGAACAATTAATACAGACAATAAAGGACTTACCTGAAAAGTTCTCTCTAGACGATTTGCTTGACAGAATCATATTGCTTCAAAAAATTGAGATTGGACTCGAACAATCTAACTCCGGACAAACTTTAACCACTGACCAAGCCAAAGAAAAACTTAAAAAATGGTTAAAGTAAACTGGACGCTCCAGTCAATTCATGACATTGAACATATTGCTGATTTTATTGCCCTAGACTCTGAACGATATGCCGAGATTCAGGTTCAACGTTTTTTTGATGCAGTTGAAATCCTTGAGACACAGCCAAAAGCTGGTCGTATTGTTCCAGAATTTAACAATCAAGCAGTCAGAGAAATCATTCAGGGCAATTATAGAATCATTTACCGTATTGTTTCTGCAGACCTGATTGACGTTTTAACAGTACATCACAGCAGACGACTTTTATCAAATAATCCTGCTTTGGGTCGGGAAGAGTAAAACGGGCTATAACATGCGTAGCTGTTGCACAACCCCTGCTAAAAAGAAGGCTCTGAGATTTGGATGGACAAATTTCAGAGCCTTTTTCTTTGAAGTCAATTCTATTGAAGACTCAGGGGCTTTATTGCAAGGTTAAGCCGATAAATTGTTTCCAAATAAGTTTCTTTTGAAGCTTGCACATTTAGTGGCAGCAATGCGCTGCGAAACGTTTTTGGTAATGCTATGACGATACAACTAACTACCTTTGCATCATTATTAATTATTTATTAACTTAAAAAATAAAATAATGCACGCACAATTAATCACTTATCAATTAAAAGATATCTCCCAAGCGGAATATCTTAAGCAAATGGTAGAACCCGATGCACCAGTTATATCGAAAGTACATGGTCTTATTTCAAAAATCTGGTTGGCAGACGAAGAGAAAAATACTTTTGGAGGTTTCTATTTGTGGGAAAACAAAACTGCAATGGAGGACTTTATGCATTCTGACCTTGTAAAAGCAGTTGTAAGCCGACCGTTCGTAAAAAACGTTTCTTCGGTTGACTTTGAAGTAAATCAAAATGCTTCATTAATTACCAGGGGACTAAAATAGGGAGTGGAGCTTCTATTATGTTGCCAGAAGCACTACCGCTAACTTTTGTTTGACAATAGAGGGGTAGATGGTTGTATATTCAACATCTGTACTTCCACTGGGCATCTGTGCAAATGTTGGGCTGATTTTTTCAAATGCCCCACCATCGCCATGCTATAAATCGTTAGCTG
Above is a window of Solitalea lacus DNA encoding:
- a CDS encoding IS110 family transposase, which encodes MNNNDYLKYGIGIDMAKAKFDACIGVINCQQSFTKLSSRQFANTPKGFVELIKWVKKQCKQPLPQLFVMEATGVYYENLAFHLNQQGEHVAVVLPNKAKKYKESLGLKSKNDSIDALGLSRMACEQALALWKAPQAGIYALRTLTRQIKNMATQITVASNQLEAVQYGMYTDKLVEKMLRQQIAFFKKQKALLLKSLEQAIAADPVLSAKFEKIHIKGLGRLAVATVVAETNGFELFHNSAQLVSYASYDVVENQSGSHRGKTKISKKGNSHIRHCLFFPALNMVRYRVSPFVQLYERIYERSRIKMKGYTAIQKKLLVMIYTLWKNDMAFDEQYHLKSIFADGEKAPSFGLENNPKAQKQVVPLKSRTTQDKHSPTGRSLPSFG
- a CDS encoding type II toxin-antitoxin system RelE/ParE family toxin → MVKVNWTLQSIHDIEHIADFIALDSERYAEIQVQRFFDAVEILETQPKAGRIVPEFNNQAVREIIQGNYRIIYRIVSADLIDVLTVHHSRRLLSNNPALGREE
- a CDS encoding YdhR family protein; the protein is MHAQLITYQLKDISQAEYLKQMVEPDAPVISKVHGLISKIWLADEEKNTFGGFYLWENKTAMEDFMHSDLVKAVVSRPFVKNVSSVDFEVNQNASLITRGLK